A genome region from Oncorhynchus gorbuscha isolate QuinsamMale2020 ecotype Even-year linkage group LG26, OgorEven_v1.0, whole genome shotgun sequence includes the following:
- the LOC124015540 gene encoding xylosyltransferase 2-like has protein sequence MNTRIGKMVASVRVQKLLRRYKLAIAAALTILLIQGLVVWSLRSLEEGEAERKTRRSKLPDHNSQDPKREAVAWERQNVLSGRSGARWNSRLERTGATAASALRRGTKRRGKHTIRVKVPLGQGVAVDGVPPHDPSSSRNFTDTRGGGEGVARLPPPVMPGEPGSVEGAPQAPSSDFVPKCDIMGKDALSALHRAGSRQCRQEIANIVCQHQAGQLMPRALPQFCPLHGFSSPVQTADELDNDLSKVENPVRVAFVLVVHGRAIRQLKRLIKAIYHRDHFYYIHVDKRSNYLHREVQQIAQQYPNVRATPWRMVTIWGGASLLKAYLHSMQDLLSMLDWNWDFFINLSATDFPTRTNDELVAFLSQHRDQNFLKSHGRENARFIKKQGLDRLFHECDNHMWRLGERTIPEGLEVSGGSDWFSLTRRFVEYVINSQDELVAGLKQFYTYALLPAESFFHTVLGNSPMCDSLVDNNLRVTNWNRKLGCKCQYKHIVDWCGCSPNDFKPQDLVRIQQLTRPTFFARKFESTVNQEAIHILDTHLYGHYAPGTVAIKAYWESLFELADGVGSLSDVALTAYSSFFRLGLRSLESSQTSLETCRYEPIGYPVSVHLYFYDERFQGYLVRQEVQKVGSRVRETVEVWAVPQATMQLENNLREFERLKNLEVGTEWDPKERIFRNFGGVIGPLDEPVAVQKWVRGPNLTATIVWIDPAQTVAASYDISVDVDAEYTQYKPPLQRPLRPGAWTVRVLRLWERVAEARFLVMPLAFKGREPLRQEEDSWLHAGPPGNLYLEQGFQQLRSVLKLPPQEPALQEAQQRAQLVGKPLEAWVDRTVGAFWVTGDLCSTLPSPGPCPSLGPCTKSTWSSLAPDPKSELGPVKGDGRIR, from the exons ATGAACACTAGAATTGGAAAAATGGTGGCCAGCGTCAGAGTGCAGAAGCTCCTCCGACGATACAAACTAGCGATTGCCGCCGCGTTAACGATTCTTCTGATTCAAGGGCTAGTAGTATGGAGTCTGAGAAGTCTCGAAGAGGGCGAGGCGGAG aggAAAACGCGGCGGTCTAAGCTACCTGACCACAACAGCCAGGACCCCAAAAGGGAGGCGGTGGCCTGGGAGAGACAGAATGTCTTGTCTGGGAGGAGTGGGGCCCGATGGAACAGCAGGCTGGAGAGGACGGGGGCCACGGCTGCCAGCGCCCTCCGGAGGGGCACCAAGCGCCGGGGGAAGCACACCATCAGGGTGAAGGTGCCCCTGGGCCAAGGGGTAGCAGTTGATGGCGTTCCCCCACATGACCCCTCCAGCAGCCGTAACTTCACTGATACccggggtggaggggagggggtggccAGACTACCCCCTCCAGTCATGCCAGGGGAACCGGGCAGCGTGGAGGGGGCACCCCAAGCCCCCAGCAGCGACTTTGTGCCCAAGTGTGACATCATGGGCAAGGACGCCCTGTCGGCCCTGCACCGCGCCGGCTCGCGGCAGTGCCGGCAGGAGATCGCCAACATTGTGTGCCAGCATCAGGCCGGGCAGCTCATGCCAAGGGCACTGCCTCAGTTCTGTCCGCTGCACG GTTTTTCCAGCCCGGTCCAGACAGCTGATGAGCTGGACAATGACCTGTCCAAGGTGGAGAACCCGGTCAGGGTGGCCTTCGTCCTGGTGGTCCACGGCCGGGCCATCAGGCAGCTCAAACGCCTCATCAAAGCCATATACCACCGAGACCACTTCTACTACATCCACGTGGACAAG CGTTCCAACTACCTGCATCGGGAGGTGCAGCAGATTGCTCAGCAGTACCCCAATGTGCGTGCCACGCCCTGGCGCATGGTGACCATCTGGGGCGGTGCCAGCCTGctgaaggcctaccttcacagCATGCAGGACCTGCTCTCCATGCTGGACTGGAATTGGGACTTCTTCATCAACCTCAGTGCCACTGACTTCCCCACCAG GACCAACGATGAACTGGTGGCTTTTCTGTCACAGCACAGAGACCAGAACTTCCTCAAGTCACATGGGCGGGAGAATGCGAG GTTCATAAAGAAGCAGGGTCTGGACCGGCTGTTCCATGAGTGTGACAACCACATGTGGCGGCTGGGTGAGCGAACCATCCCAGAGGGCCTGGAGGTGTCTGGGGGCTCTGACTGGTTCTCCCTCACCAGGCGCTTCGTAGAGTATGTCATCAACTCCCAAGATGAGCTGGTGGCGGGCCTGAAACAGTTCTACACCTACGCCCTGCTCCCCGCTGAG TCCTTCTTCCACACAGTGCTGGGAAACAGTCCCATGTGTGACTCTCTGGTGGACAACAACCTGCGTGTTACCAACTGGAACAGGAAGCTTGGCTGTAAGTGCCAGTACAAACACATAGTGGACTGGTGCGGCTGCTCTCCCAACGACTTCAAACCACAGGACCTCGTCAGGATACAG CAACTGACCCGGCCCACGTTCTTTGCCCGAAAGTTTGAGTCCACGGTGAACCAAGAGGCTATACACATCCTGGACACCCACCTGTATGGACACTACGCCCCAGGGACAGTGGCCATCAAGGCCTACTGGGAGAGCCTGTTTGAGCTGGCGGACGGGGTGGGCTCCCTCAGTGACGTGGCCCTCACGGCCTACTCTTCCTTCTTCCGCCTGGGCCTCAGGAGCCTGGAGAGCAGCCAGACCAGCCTGGAGACCTGCAG GTATGAGCCAATAGGCTACCCGGTGTCGGTGCACCTGTATTTCTACGACGAGCGTTTCCAGGGCTACTTGGTCCGTCAGGAGGTGCAGAAGGTGGGGTCAAGGGTCAGGGAAACGGTGGAGGTGTGGGCCGTGCCTCAGGCCACCATGCAGCTGGAGAACAACCTCCGGGAGTTTGAGAGGCTCAAGAACCTGGAG GTGGGCACAGAGTGGGACCCCAAGGAGAGAATATTCCGGAACTTCGGTGGTGTGATCGGGCCGCTAGACGAGCCGGTGGCGGTACAGAAGTGGGTTCGGGGGCCCAACCTCACTGCCACCATTGTGTGGATCGACCCCGCCCAGACGGTGGCGGCGTCTTATGACATCAGTGTGGATGTGGACGCAGAGTACACGCAGTACAAGCCCCCGCTGCAGCGGCCGCTCCGCCCCGGGGCCTGGACAGTCAGGGTGCTGAGGCTGTGGGAGCGTGTGGCTGAGGCTCGCTTCCTCGTCATGCCCCTGGCCTTCAAAGGACGAGAGCCACTACGCCAAG AGGAGGACAGCTGGCTGCACGCGGGGCCACCAGGCAACCTGTACCTGGAGCAGGGCTTCCAGCAGCTGAGATCTGTTCTGAAGCTGCCCCCACAGGAGCCTGCCCTGCAGGAGGCCCAGCAGAGGGCCCAGCTGGTGGGCAAGCCCCTGGAAGCCTGGGTGGACCGCACAGTGGGGGCCTTTTGGGTGACCGGGGACCTGTGCTCCACCCTGCCTTCCCCGGGCCCCTGCCCTTCCCTGGGCCCCTGTACCAAGTCCACCTGGAGCTCCCTCGCCCCAGACCCTAAGTCAGAACTTGGCCCTGTCAAAGGTGACGGCCGGATCAGGTAG